GCAGCTTGTCCACGTGCTGGTAAAACTCGCTGGGCATGAGGGAGACCACTCCGGGGCATTCCTCGGAGCCCAGCAATGCGAAAGCTATGTCGGCACCAGTCGAAATGCACGCGAACACAGAGCAATTGCACCCTTCAAGGAGCATCGTCAGCATGCCCCTGGTGGTGTTCTGAAACACATACACATGGTCTTCTGTTTCATCAAAGAACTGATAAAACATGAACGTTTGGTCTTCATTGGGCTTgacattacccctgtcttgaatATGGAAAGACTCCGCCTCAGCCTTGGGGTGGAACACATGGCACCTGTCGCCCAGCACACGGACGATGCTTGCGGTCTGAAAGTCATGAACGCTCAGTAGGCGCACACGCACTGCCACGTTCACCCGTACACCGGGCAACGGCGGGTCGTTCTTCGATTGGCGACCGTTCGTGGCTGGCGACTGCGCGGCCTCGTGAGAACGTCTCTTGCAGTTTGGCGACACCATTGTAGATTCATCcgtggtagggtgcctcgatgatgCGGGAGTCGGCCTTACCATGGGCGCGGGCGTGACGACCACGAGGACCACGCTGGTGGTCTCGGAGTCACGATCGCTCAGGAGGCGCACGCCCACTGCCATGGTCAGGCGTACCCCGATCGGCGGCGTTTCGAGGCTGACGAGCGCGCGGTCTCGTTAGAACGCCTCCTGGGGTCTGGCGGCACCACTGTAGATTCCTTCGTGGTAGAGCTAGAGCATCGATGTTGAGAGATCCGGCCTGGCCAAAGACGCGGGCGTGATGATATCAGATGGCGATCGTCCAGTCGGCCACCGGGCGCGTTCTCACCACGTGCTCGTCTTACTTCGTCCTCTTCATCACCGTTGGAGCCATAGGCGCCGCCTacgtgtatgggggggggggggggggcgctctgtCAAGTGTCCTTACCAGATTtatgttacccacataatttaaTGTTTCGCTTAAGCCGCCGCTACCTTTTCAGTTACAATTTTATTACGGCTAAAAGCTTGCTGAATAATTGTTAGCGCGGTCATACACGGCGTTTAATTCATACTTTAGCTTTATCCTGACactaggaggacaagcgcattagaagcagcAGTGGCGTCTATATGCCCCATCCGTGTTTTTTCACTTcgactttttttttgcactgaggacaccatgcacagacaccaTACATGTTTAAACATATACACAGGTCAAAGGTAATTATATATTTAAGAGAAAGAATTAGTCAACTAGCAATTATTTCTACTGGTATGGATAGCACATGCCTAGAGCATGAATATGTTGCTTTTCGTGCTTTTTTGTTCACCCTGAAAAAACCTGCATACTGCAGTGACCCATTCGGATGAGTCTTTTACCAACGGCATGTGAAATTCCTGTTAATGGTATGTGTCTCAGCGTTGCTTTTCTTTCCAGTTGGCAATGCCGacttatgaaaaaaagaaaatttgactCGCCA
The DNA window shown above is from Dermacentor silvarum isolate Dsil-2018 chromosome 1, BIME_Dsil_1.4, whole genome shotgun sequence and carries:
- the LOC119438998 gene encoding kinesin-like protein KIF18B, yielding MAVGVRLLSDRDSETTSVVLVVVTPAPMVRPTPASSRHPTTDESTMVSPNCKRRSHEAAQSPATNGRQSKNDPPLPGVRVNVAVRVRLLSVHDFQTASIVRVLGDRCHVFHPKAEAESFHIQDRGNVKPNEDQTFMFYQFFDETEDHVYVFQNTTRGMLTMLLEGCNCSVFACISTGADIAFALLGSEECPGVVSLMPSEFYQHVDKLRSEGQTCDVAVACLEVYNKVVRDLLCLDPPKDIAILNLTIHKHANDADAESSWSHTIFESYVTVLETATSTSKETGISMCSGDLAGSEHAAAASRDTKDQMREGTKLNLSLLALGHYIDPRSKNGTKQVPYQDANQTHILKGSLGG